GAGAACAACCCGCTCGTGCGCCGCCGGTCGCTCGCCGGGCTCGAGTTCATGGGCATCGGCATCGACGACGACCGCAACGAGCTCATCAGCTCCGAGGCGCGATTCGTGAGCCCCGAGGGGTCGCCCGTCGCCGTGCTCGTGATCCCCACCGACGAGGAGCTCGAGATCGCGCGCCAGTCGCTCGCGGCCACCGGGAGCTGAGCCGGACCATCCGCTCGAGAGGCCCGCGATCCACGCCGGATCGCGGGCCTCTCCTCGTCGTGCCCGAGACGCCCGCCCGCCCTCGCGCCACGGGGATGACCACTGGGCCCGCTACCTAGACGGCATCCGCACCGGACCAGTGGCGCGCAGTGTTGTCGGCCCCGCGACCGGATGCGAGCCTCAGACGACCGTGCGAGTGGTGGGGGCCGCCCCGCGGGATGCACGGCCGCGCCCACGATCGCGGCCGGCCACGCAATCGAGGGGAACGCACATGGCTCTACACATGCCCAGGCGCAGAGGCAGCCTGGCGACCGCGACGGCCTTCGGGCTCGCCGCGGCGATCGTCGCGTTCGGGGGCACCGCGCCCGCGAACGCCGCACCGGGGGACACGGCGGAGGCCGAGGGCCGACTGCTCACGCTGTCCGGCACCCCCGACCTGTCGGACCTGGTGGCGCTGTCCGGCGCCTACACCGGGTTCGCGCCGGGCGAGCCCGACCCGCAGCTGGACCGCAGCGCCATCGACGCCAGCGTGCTCGGCGGCGTGCTGGACGCGCAGATCGCGGCCGGCGTCCAGCTGGGCGACATCCTCACCCTCGACCGGGCGGTCGCGGCCGGCGCGGTCGACCAGTTCGCCTCGGCGGGCAGCGCGGGCGCCACCGGATCCGCGGGCCTGCTCGACGGCGACGGCGGAATCGTGGTGAACGACGGCACGGGCGACGAGGTCACGCTCGACCTGACGCCGCTCCTGGCGACCGCGGGCGCGAGCGGGGAGATCTCCGACCTCTCGCTCCAGCTCGGGGTCCTCTCGGCGACCGCCACCGACCCCGGCACCGGTCCTGTCGTCTCCGACTACCGGATCGCATCCGCGGACGCTGACATCAGCAGCCCGCTCGTCGGCGACGTCGCGACCGGCGTCGAAGCCGCGGTAGCCGCCCTCGCATCCGACATCGACGCGCAGATCGCGCTCGGCGCCGACGTCGACGGCCTCCTCACCGGCGTCATCGACGGACTCCTCGCGGGCGTCATCTCGGTCGGCACGCCCACCGGTGACATCCGCCTCACCGTGAACACGACCCAGGCGGTGAACGCGGTCCTCACGCAGCCCCTGACCAGCGGCGGTGTCACCATCGACCTCGCCGCCGGCACGGTCACGGTCGACATCGACGAGCTCGTCGCGCTCAACGACCTCCCCGCGAACACGCAGATCCTCGACGCGGACGTCATCGCCGGCCTGGTGCAGGAGATCCTGACGGACGCCCTGCCCGCCGTGGTCCTGGAAGCCGTCCTCGACTCCACCCGCGTCCTCGTCACCGTGGACGCCGGGGTGTCGCTCCTCCCGATCGTCGGGAGCGGCGTCCCCCTCGGGGCGGTGTCCGTCGACATCGACACGACGCTCGCGAACCTGCTCAACCCCACGGGTCCCGGGAACTCGGCGCCTCAGCTCGTCATCGGCACCACGGTGGCCGGGCTCGACGTCGACGACCTGGCCCAGCCTCTCGTCGACGGCCTCCTCCCCTCCCTCCGCACCTCGATCGGCGACGTCCTCACGCTCTCCGACGTCACCGCGCTCACCACGCCCCTGATCGGATCGCTGGATCCCGTCTTCGACGTGCTCGGGGACGTCGTGCAGCTGACCGCCAACGTGCAGGACGGCTCCGGGTTCGTCGACCCGGCCGGAGCTGCCCCCGGCACCGACACCTTCACGGTCACGGCCCTCCGCGTCGCTCTCCTGCCCGGCACCGGCCCGACCCTCGACCTCGCGTCGGCCACGGTCCGCGCGGTCGCGATCCCCACGGCCACGCCGGTGCTGATCACGTCCCCCACCCCGGGCCAGGTCATCGACCTCGCGGCCGGGCAGTCGACGGTCGTCGTGCCGATCGTCGGGACGGCCGACCCGGACGGCTCGGTCACGCTGACGCTGGACGGCCAGACCGTCGGACCCGTCGAGATCGGACCGGACGGCCGGTTCACGCTGACGCCCGGCGCGCTCCCCGCGGGCACCTACACGGCGACGGTCACGCAGACCGTCCCCGGTGAGCTCGCCGGAGCACCTGCCACGGTGACCTTCACGATCGCCCCCGCGGCGACCGACATCACCATCACGACGCCGACGCCCGGTCAGATCTTCCTGACCACGCCGGCGGACCCGACCGTCGACGTGCCGGTGGAAGGCGCGGCGGACACCGAGGCCACGGTCACCGTGACCATCGACGGACAGGACCCCCGGACCGACGTCGTCGGCGCGGACGGCCGCTACGCCGTCTCCTTCGCCGACCTGCCGGTCGGCACGTACACCGCGACCGCGACCCAGTCGATCGACGGCATCGTCCGCGGCACCGAGACGGTCACCTTCACGGTGGGCGCCCCGGCGGAGGCGATCACGATCGACTCGCCGACCGACGGACAGGAGATCCCGAGCAGCGGGACCGGGCCGAACCCGACCGCTGACGTCCCCGTGACCGGAACCGCGGACCCCCGCGCCTCCGTGACGGTGACGGTCCCGGGTCGTGCGTCGCAGACCGACGCGACCGTCACGGACGGCCGCTTCGACGTCCTGTTCCCGAACCTCCCCGTGGGCCTCTACACCGCCACGGCGACGCAGACGATCGGCGGTGTCGTGGTCGGCACGGACCAGGTCGCCTTCGAGGTGGGCGCGCCCGCAGAGGACGTGGTCATCGACACGCCGGACGACGGACAGACGTTCACGATCCCGGCGGGCGGCACCACGACCGACGTGATCGTGAACGGCAGCGCCGACCCCCGCGCCACGGTGGTCATCTCGCTCCCGGGACGCGATGACGTGACGCAGGTCGTCGGCGAGGACGGTCGCTTTGAGACCACCTTCACCGGCCTCCCGGCCACGTCGTACGAGGTGACCGTCACGCAGTCCATCGACGGCGCACCCGCCGGCTCGGACACCGCGGCCTTCACCGTCGAGATCGCCGGGATCGAGCAGGTCGTCATCGAGACGCCGGAGGACGGGGACTTCATCCCGCTGCCCGCCGGCGACACGACGATCGTCGTCCCCTTCACGGGCACGGCCGACCCGGCCGCGACGGTGACCTTGACCGTCGGCGGCACCACGACGGGCCCGGTGGAGGTGGACGACGACGGCGGCTTCACCCTGACGCCGCCCGCCCTGCCGGCCGGTGCCTACACGGGCACCGTCACCCAGACCATCGGCGGTCAGCCTGTGGGATCCGAGACGGTGACCTTCACGATCGGCGTGCCGGTGACCATCACGGAGCCGACCGTCGGTCAGGTCTACACGCTGCCCACCGGCGAGACCGGGGTCGACGTGGTCGTCTCCGGCCGGGCCGACCCGATCGGCACCGTCACGGTGACGATCACCGGTCGCACCCCGGTCGAGGTCGAGGTCGGTGATGACGGCACGTACAGCACCACCTTCACGGGCGTGCCGGAGGGGTCCTTCACGGCCACCGTCACCCAGGAGATCGGTGGAGCTGCCGCTGGGTCGGCCGGCCCGGTGCAGTTCACCGTGACCGCCGGCACCGCTGACGCGGGCGCCGACGGCACCGCCGGTACGGACGCGGCTGGTACGGACGCGGCCGGGACTGACGCGGCTGGTACGGATGCTGCTGGAACTGACGCGGCTGGTACGGACGCGGCTGGTACGGACGCTGCTGGGACCGACGCGGCTGGAACGGACGCGGCTGGAACGGACGCTGCTGGGACGGACGCTGCTGGGACGGACGCTGCTGGGACCGACGCTGCCGGGACCGATGCTGCTGGAACCGATGCTGCCGGAACCGATGCTGCCGGTACGGATGCGGCTGGTACGGACGCTGCCGGAACGGACGCGGCTGGAACCGACGCTGCCGGGACCGACGCTGCTGGTACGGACGCTGCCGGTACGGACGCGGCTGGTACGGATGCGGCTGGAACCGACGCTGCCGGAACGGATGCAGCTGGAACCGACGCTGCGGGTACGGACGCTGCTGGTACGGACGCGGCTGGTACGGACGCTGCCGGGACGGACGCCGCTGGAACCGACGCGGCTGGTACGGATGCTGCCGGGACTGACGCTGCCGGGACGGACGCGGCCGGAACTGACGCGGCTGGTACGGATGCGGCTGGTACGGATGCGGCTGGAACCGACGCTGCCGGGACGGACGCTGCCGGGACGGACGCGGCTGGTACGGACGCGGCTGGTACGGACGCGGCTGGTACGGACGCGGCTGGTACGGACGCGGCTGGAACCGACGCTGCCGGAACCGACGCGGCTGGGACTGACGCTGCCGGGACGGATGCGGCTGGGACCGACGCTGCCGGTACGGACGCGGCTGGGACTGACGCGGCTGGTACGGATGCGGCTGGTACGGATGCGGCTGGTACGGATGCGGCTGGTACGGATGCGGCTGGTACGGATGCGGCTGGTACGGACGCGGCTGGTACGGATGCGGCTGGTACGGACGCGGCTGGTACGGACGCGGCTGGTACGGACGCGGCTGGAACCGACGCTGCCGGAACCGACGCGGCTGGTACGGACGCGGCTGGTACGGATGCGGCTGGTACGGACGCTGCCGGGACGGACGCGGCTGGTACGGACGCTGCCGGGACGGACGCGGCTGGAACCGACGCTGCCGGAACCGACGCGGCTGGCACTGACGCGGCTGGAACCGACGCTGCCGGAAACGACGCTGCCGGGACGGACGCTGCTGGTACGGACGCGGCTGGAACCGATGCGGCTGGAACCGATGCGGCTGGTACGGACGCTGCCGGGACGGACGCGGCTGGCACTGATGCGGCTGGTACCGACGCTGCCGGGACGGACGCCGCTGGTACCGACGCTGCCGGAACGGACGCGGCTGGCACTGACGCGGCCGGTACCGACGCCGCCGGCGTCGACGCGACGGACGCCGCCGGCGCCGACGCGTCCGACGCCACCGACGGATCCACCGACGGCGCCGACACCCCCACCCGGGCTGTCGTCCGCTTCACGGAGATCGTCCGAGGGAACGGCTCGATGCAGATGGTCGACGCCGTCGGCTTCATCCCCGGTGAGACGATCAACGCGACGGTGTTCTCCACGCCGAAGCCGCTCGCGCCGATGGTCGCGGACGCCGAGGGACGCGCGACGTTCGTCTTCGAGATCGGTCCGGACTTCGAGCTCGGCGACCACACGGTCGACGTGATCGGGGTCGACTCCGGCATGGCGGACGAGATGATCACGCGGTTCCGGGTCGTGGGATCCACCGTCCCTGCGGGCCAGCCCGGCACGCCGATCAGCGGCGGCTACGGCGGCGGCATCCTCCCGATCACGGGCGGCGACGGTGACGGGATGCTGCTGCTCGGCGGCATCGCGCTCCTGATGATGCTGACCGGCGCCGGTGCCCTGCACCGCGGCCGCAGCCGTCGGGTGTGATGCCCCGGCACTGAGCAGAGAGGGGCGGGCGGCCCGGCAGACGATGCCGGGCCGCCCGTCCCGCTCGCACGATCCGCACGACCGCACGACCGCACGACCCGCACGACCCGAGACCCACCCGACGCACGAAGGGGACGGCGCAGATGACCGACACGAAGCACGAGCACGGGGCCGAGGCGGATCTCGACGAGACCGCCGCGCCCATCGCCGGTTCCCCTTCGCAGGCGGATGCCGCGGACGAGCATCCCGACGAGCACCAGACCGTCGGCCCGCACGATGCGCCGACGGCCCCCGCCTCCACGCCCCCCGGCCTCACCCGCGGCGCCCGCATCGGGTCGGCGGTGGCCGCCGCCGCCGTCGCGATCTACGTGGCCACCTCGATCCTCATGGTCGTGCCGCAGGGCGACGCGACCCGTGCCCTCACGGCCGCCGCACGTCCGTACTTCAGCCAGCAGTGGAACGTGTTCGCCCCGTCCATCCAGAAGACCAACCGCCACCTCGAGATGCAGGCGCAGTGGCGCGACGCGTCCGGCACCCTGGTCAAGAGCGACTGGGCCGACATCACCGGCGTCGAGTACGCCGCAGGGGAGGGGACGCTGCAGGGATCCCGCACGGTGAAGCAGAGCGCCAACCTGCTCAAGACGTACACCGAGCGGTTCCAGGCGCTCACGCCCGAGCAGAGGACCATCGTGCAGGACACTTTCATCCGCCGGGCGGACACCGACTCCGGCTTCGCCGCGAAGTCGGACACGTCCCTCATCGATCAGCTCACCGCGCTGGACGAGGGGAGCCAGGGGCGCGTCATCCGGCTGCTCCGCGCGGACTACGTGATGAAGGAGTTCACGACCTACTGGGCGACCGCCTGGTTCGGCCGCGACATCGAGCGCGTGCGCTGGCGGGTCGTGACCGACAGGCCCAACGACTTCGCGCACCGGGACGACGCCACGCAGCAGTTCACGCAGAACGTGCTCCCGTTCGGATGGCGGGAGGCGGACGACGTCGTCGATCCGCAGGCGCTCAGCGTCTACCAGGGAGTGATGGAGAGGTACGGGCGATGAGCGCGCATCGGCACGAGTCCGCGCGGTCTGCGGCCGCAACCACCTCCGCGGAGCCGTCGAGCTCGGCCGCCTCCACGACGAAGCCGACGAAGCGGACGAAGGCGCCCGAGGCGAAGGCTCCGGCCGCGGGATCCTGGACCGGTCGCCGCGCTCCCCGCACCGCGTCGTCGCGGCCACGCGGCCGCGGCGCGGGCCGGCTCTCCGGCGCCCGCGCCGCCCGCCTCCGCCAGATGCTCCAGGACCGCGAGCTCCTGACGGCCCTGAAGCACCCGCGCGACTGGCCGCGCGGCATCGCGACGTGGATGACGGAGCGCGAGCACGCCACCTACAGCTTCGCGGCCTTCCGCATCACGATCGGCGCCGTGATCCTCATGGTGCTCGTGACGTGCTTCAGCGACCGCCACTACCTCTGGGGCGTGGGCGCCCGCTTCATCGACCCCGAGTCCACGCGCCGCGGATGGCTGCCTGCGTTCACCGGCCTCTTCTCCAAGACCGACGCGACGCTCTTCGACCTGACGTACCTCCTGCTCGTGGTCCTGGCCGCCCTGTTCACGCTCGGCTGGCGGACGCGCGTCGTGACCCCGTTCCTCCTCCTGCTCTGGGTCGGCCTGTCCACCAACAGCACGCTGCTCACCAACGGGGGCGACACCGTGCTGCGGCTCACGCTGTTCTTCGCGCTCTTCGCCGACCTGTCGCGGCACTTCTCGCTGGACGCCCTGCGGCGACGGCGGGCGCCGGTCGCGGCGGCGGGCGGGACGCCGGTCGGGCTCGCGCAGGTCGCCCG
This is a stretch of genomic DNA from Clavibacter zhangzhiyongii. It encodes these proteins:
- a CDS encoding beta strand repeat-containing protein, producing MPRRRGSLATATAFGLAAAIVAFGGTAPANAAPGDTAEAEGRLLTLSGTPDLSDLVALSGAYTGFAPGEPDPQLDRSAIDASVLGGVLDAQIAAGVQLGDILTLDRAVAAGAVDQFASAGSAGATGSAGLLDGDGGIVVNDGTGDEVTLDLTPLLATAGASGEISDLSLQLGVLSATATDPGTGPVVSDYRIASADADISSPLVGDVATGVEAAVAALASDIDAQIALGADVDGLLTGVIDGLLAGVISVGTPTGDIRLTVNTTQAVNAVLTQPLTSGGVTIDLAAGTVTVDIDELVALNDLPANTQILDADVIAGLVQEILTDALPAVVLEAVLDSTRVLVTVDAGVSLLPIVGSGVPLGAVSVDIDTTLANLLNPTGPGNSAPQLVIGTTVAGLDVDDLAQPLVDGLLPSLRTSIGDVLTLSDVTALTTPLIGSLDPVFDVLGDVVQLTANVQDGSGFVDPAGAAPGTDTFTVTALRVALLPGTGPTLDLASATVRAVAIPTATPVLITSPTPGQVIDLAAGQSTVVVPIVGTADPDGSVTLTLDGQTVGPVEIGPDGRFTLTPGALPAGTYTATVTQTVPGELAGAPATVTFTIAPAATDITITTPTPGQIFLTTPADPTVDVPVEGAADTEATVTVTIDGQDPRTDVVGADGRYAVSFADLPVGTYTATATQSIDGIVRGTETVTFTVGAPAEAITIDSPTDGQEIPSSGTGPNPTADVPVTGTADPRASVTVTVPGRASQTDATVTDGRFDVLFPNLPVGLYTATATQTIGGVVVGTDQVAFEVGAPAEDVVIDTPDDGQTFTIPAGGTTTDVIVNGSADPRATVVISLPGRDDVTQVVGEDGRFETTFTGLPATSYEVTVTQSIDGAPAGSDTAAFTVEIAGIEQVVIETPEDGDFIPLPAGDTTIVVPFTGTADPAATVTLTVGGTTTGPVEVDDDGGFTLTPPALPAGAYTGTVTQTIGGQPVGSETVTFTIGVPVTITEPTVGQVYTLPTGETGVDVVVSGRADPIGTVTVTITGRTPVEVEVGDDGTYSTTFTGVPEGSFTATVTQEIGGAAAGSAGPVQFTVTAGTADAGADGTAGTDAAGTDAAGTDAAGTDAAGTDAAGTDAAGTDAAGTDAAGTDAAGTDAAGTDAAGTDAAGTDAAGTDAAGTDAAGTDAAGTDAAGTDAAGTDAAGTDAAGTDAAGTDAAGTDAAGTDAAGTDAAGTDAAGTDAAGTDAAGTDAAGTDAAGTDAAGTDAAGTDAAGTDAAGTDAAGTDAAGTDAAGTDAAGTDAAGTDAAGTDAAGTDAAGTDAAGTDAAGTDAAGTDAAGTDAAGTDAAGTDAAGTDAAGTDAAGTDAAGTDAAGTDAAGTDAAGTDAAGTDAAGTDAAGTDAAGTDAAGTDAAGTDAAGTDAAGTDAAGTDAAGTDAAGTDAAGTDAAGTDAAGTDAAGTDAAGTDAAGTDAAGTDAAGNDAAGTDAAGTDAAGTDAAGTDAAGTDAAGTDAAGTDAAGTDAAGTDAAGTDAAGTDAAGTDAAGTDAAGVDATDAAGADASDATDGSTDGADTPTRAVVRFTEIVRGNGSMQMVDAVGFIPGETINATVFSTPKPLAPMVADAEGRATFVFEIGPDFELGDHTVDVIGVDSGMADEMITRFRVVGSTVPAGQPGTPISGGYGGGILPITGGDGDGMLLLGGIALLMMLTGAGALHRGRSRRV
- a CDS encoding DUF5819 family protein, with the protein product MTDTKHEHGAEADLDETAAPIAGSPSQADAADEHPDEHQTVGPHDAPTAPASTPPGLTRGARIGSAVAAAAVAIYVATSILMVVPQGDATRALTAAARPYFSQQWNVFAPSIQKTNRHLEMQAQWRDASGTLVKSDWADITGVEYAAGEGTLQGSRTVKQSANLLKTYTERFQALTPEQRTIVQDTFIRRADTDSGFAAKSDTSLIDQLTALDEGSQGRVIRLLRADYVMKEFTTYWATAWFGRDIERVRWRVVTDRPNDFAHRDDATQQFTQNVLPFGWREADDVVDPQALSVYQGVMERYGR
- a CDS encoding HTTM domain-containing protein, coding for MSAHRHESARSAAATTSAEPSSSAASTTKPTKRTKAPEAKAPAAGSWTGRRAPRTASSRPRGRGAGRLSGARAARLRQMLQDRELLTALKHPRDWPRGIATWMTEREHATYSFAAFRITIGAVILMVLVTCFSDRHYLWGVGARFIDPESTRRGWLPAFTGLFSKTDATLFDLTYLLLVVLAALFTLGWRTRVVTPFLLLLWVGLSTNSTLLTNGGDTVLRLTLFFALFADLSRHFSLDALRRRRAPVAAAGGTPVGLAQVARAQVDRIPRPVPVLLHNTALVLCAYQIMLVYVNSAILKLQGAEWRDGTATYYSLLLEGYRPWPWINDLLVQSSLGIVVASFVAVAFQGLFPLLILWRPTRIVALIAITGMHLMIGLLLGLWPFSLAMIALDFLFIRDATWREGLALLGRWSAGASDRLGAAHARRSSPTPAAGVPSEV